In Palaemon carinicauda isolate YSFRI2023 chromosome 1, ASM3689809v2, whole genome shotgun sequence, the genomic stretch CTAATGGCGAAAGATATGAGTGGTTGGAAGTAGCCTGtagctagaaatatttttttcaagtaggcagaggaagggacagagagccGATCTGAATGGATGCAAGCACCcttgttattaaaaaaataaaaattgagggaccctattttcaaaaaaagaaaacctAATGGCGAAAGATATGAGTGGTTGGAAGTATCCTGtagctagaaatatttttttcaagtaggcagaggaagggacagagagacgatctgaacggatgcaagcacccttattattaacacaaaatagacattaacctTATCACCATTAAAATAAACCAACAAAACCcccaacaaaacttaaaattagcCCGCACactaacaccaaaatatgtatgtttatataatgtattctatttacaccaacactgtcgtccacacaaCGCCGaattgtctttcacggcacaaccaccaatctgtggcaaacggaactatattaaGTTCCATCTGGACTGAATAGTCAATTAATGGTGGCTataatcgtcgtcatcatcatcatcatcatcatcatcatcatcaatcaaaatacacaggccaggccatcaacggttgagcaattcaatagagcagtctaaacacaatcgtaatacaggccaggtcatcaattaAAGATCAGcattcaaacaaaataataattctccaaaggaggaattacggctcaaaaaataATTGAACACTTCCACGCAGGccgaaataaaaattataatccagcattcacaaacacaacagcctctagctgcagtcaaatcaagatAATCATTTTCCCAAGACAAGCACCACTgtcataacctagctaaaacataaacaaacaatcgcatttataccaacagtctttctcacaacaaacaatcattacactaactacctttcgctcgctgactctctctctctctctctctctctctctctctctctctctctctctctctctctctctctctctctctctcaggatttggcaaaaaacaaaaaataaaaattaataaaaacttatcctccacattcctctccccttactttgccaaatccgtcttacacaacacttacttGATTTTTCTCATAGCCCAGTCGCAGTTGGGAACAGGACCTcaactccgagtaactgggccttcatacactctctcattcacttcttcctcatCACAATCATTCGCAACATTAACACTaatcctatctaaatccctatcatctaatatatcatgtactatcccatctacctcactgtcatctggccctaaaatctctcttacttccgtcagcaattcatccatttcatcaaaaccattttctactttaataaaagattcattcatactatttatcattctcctatctctcattctcgaatttgtcatactttcttttacatcatctaaggaaaaactacacacactataggtatcattcatactcagccataaTTCATccgtattaacacatttatcttccatactcacctgtacatttacacccttgtcatgcctattctgattcctacctatacctataaattttccCTGCACTTTATCCCCACTAAAAAATTTCTAACTaactctttttcctatattcaactaaaactatttgtttattttctagccctaacttctcaagcatactgggttcatacttactcatttccaaccagttattcatcccattctcacgaacattgatcttattccttccacacacacaggaggactcactcAGTTGAACCCTCTGAGTACTTAGTTTCCCGAACAtgctggctggcctaatcccttcttcctacaaaccctaggtatatgcccatctacaccacattcagtacatttagcacgctgctcctCGCACATCCTCGCATAATTACCATtcttaccacaaatcacattcatacgattactacgacatccactcgctatttgcccagtcataccacaccgataacatatTACCCCTTTCTcattcttgcactcgctaattctatgccctacctcaccacatccaaaacaagcacctagagcccatctacattcattcttcttatgacctctctTTCCACACGTATAATACTTTTCATCATGGatacgactatctgacatacctcattGTGCACTCACACTCTTATCCCTATTACGCCAATTACCcggcctaaatccaccatttgcttgcagaGTTCCTctgttacttgccctaacactcctatctattacctgatcagctatcctcattggccctctcaaaattgcatccttataactaccaaattctattacactttcttccattccagttcttacactcacagat encodes the following:
- the LOC137627252 gene encoding uncharacterized protein yields the protein MSDSRIHDEKYYTCGKRGHKKNECRWALGACFGCGEVGHRISECKNEKGVICYRCGMTGQIASGCRSNRMNVICGKNGNYARMCEEQRAKCTECGVDGHIPRVCRKKGLGQPACSGN